A single region of the Rhizobium grahamii genome encodes:
- a CDS encoding ABC transporter permease codes for MDSYWHLLGWGAEGWGDDFAWGLLMTLQVSIISYIVAVIFGFLGAAGKLSKHRSLRLIAGLYTTVVRSLPELLVILLLYFSVASGAERLLKYAGFVDDSFQFSPFWAAIVALAFVSGAFMTEVLRSAYLAIPPGQLEAAVSIGMRPRKIVTRVVIPQMMRHAVPGMGNLWLSITKESAIISVLGSFSELLYTGYRAAASTKQYILFYGLTALLFLLITLVSVFAISRLEKHLNRGHR; via the coding sequence ATGGACTCATATTGGCACTTGCTTGGCTGGGGTGCGGAAGGCTGGGGCGACGATTTCGCCTGGGGCCTGCTGATGACCCTCCAGGTATCGATCATCTCCTATATCGTAGCCGTGATCTTCGGCTTTCTCGGGGCCGCCGGCAAACTTTCGAAACATCGCTCGCTCCGCCTGATCGCCGGGCTTTACACGACGGTCGTGCGCTCGCTCCCCGAATTGCTGGTTATCCTTCTTCTTTATTTCTCGGTCGCCAGCGGTGCCGAGCGCCTTCTGAAATATGCGGGCTTTGTAGACGACAGCTTCCAATTCAGCCCCTTCTGGGCTGCGATCGTCGCGCTCGCGTTCGTTTCAGGCGCCTTCATGACCGAGGTCCTCCGCTCCGCCTATCTTGCAATTCCTCCTGGCCAGCTAGAGGCGGCAGTCTCGATCGGCATGCGGCCGCGCAAGATCGTAACCCGCGTCGTCATTCCGCAAATGATGCGACACGCCGTGCCCGGCATGGGCAATCTCTGGCTGTCCATTACCAAGGAAAGCGCCATCATCTCGGTTCTCGGGTCTTTCAGCGAACTGCTCTATACGGGCTACCGTGCGGCGGCGAGCACCAAGCAATACATTCTCTTCTACGGCCTGACCGCGTTGCTTTTCCTGCTGATCACGTTGGTATCCGTTTTCGCGATCAGCCGCCTTGAGAAGCATTTGAATCGGGGGCATCGCTGA
- a CDS encoding ABC transporter permease subunit (The N-terminal region of this protein, as described by TIGR01726, is a three transmembrane segment that identifies a subfamily of ABC transporter permease subunits, which specificities that include histidine, arginine, glutamine, glutamate, L-cystine (sic), the opines (in Agrobacterium) octopine and nopaline, etc.) produces METITNVISFLPALIKATPLTLLLTATAGIFGLIIGTLAALARLSRHRLLAWPAFAFTFAFRGTPLLVQIYLIYYGLGQILPEPGFGIVSYGPICGTACGTRSRH; encoded by the coding sequence ATGGAAACGATCACCAACGTCATTTCCTTCCTCCCCGCTTTGATCAAGGCGACGCCGCTGACATTGCTTCTGACGGCAACGGCGGGAATCTTCGGCCTGATCATCGGCACGCTCGCGGCACTTGCCCGCCTCTCTCGCCACCGCCTGCTGGCATGGCCCGCCTTCGCCTTCACCTTCGCCTTTCGTGGCACGCCTTTGCTGGTTCAGATCTACCTGATCTACTACGGCCTTGGTCAGATCCTGCCGGAACCTGGGTTCGGCATAGTTTCCTATGGCCCTATCTGCGGGACGGCCTGTGGTACGCGATCGCGGCATTGA
- a CDS encoding transporter substrate-binding domain-containing protein codes for MHSFSTKIVAGVALLLSAGLAHAEDTIRLGMTPEPYMPFTQVNAAGEWEGLEADLSRAVCAKLQSKCDIKQMAWDGLIPSLNEKKVDFIIGAFSITDDRRKVVDFSTPYYTEGTSFVGAKSDSTKVTTVDAPDGSGKIIDPAIVSGKIVGVQTSSVQAAYVGKYLAGAEAKSYDTADNSVADLVAGRVDYVLIPDLYIQTFLKTDAGADYEVKLEVPKNTTLGEGVAYATRKGDADTLGKVNAALADLEKDGTLQKLVDKWIFGK; via the coding sequence ATGCACAGCTTCTCAACGAAGATTGTCGCCGGTGTCGCGCTTCTTTTGTCCGCAGGTCTTGCACATGCCGAGGATACGATCCGCCTCGGCATGACGCCCGAGCCCTACATGCCATTCACGCAGGTCAACGCCGCCGGCGAATGGGAAGGCCTTGAAGCCGACCTGTCGCGCGCCGTCTGCGCAAAGCTCCAGTCCAAGTGCGACATCAAGCAGATGGCATGGGATGGCCTCATTCCCTCGCTGAACGAGAAGAAGGTCGACTTCATCATCGGCGCCTTCTCGATCACCGATGACCGTCGCAAGGTCGTGGATTTCAGCACGCCCTACTACACCGAAGGCACGTCCTTCGTTGGCGCCAAGTCCGACAGCACCAAGGTCACCACCGTCGATGCACCTGACGGTTCGGGCAAGATCATCGACCCGGCGATCGTGTCCGGCAAGATCGTCGGCGTGCAGACGTCGAGCGTTCAGGCGGCCTATGTCGGTAAATACCTGGCCGGCGCCGAAGCCAAGAGCTACGATACCGCCGACAATTCCGTCGCCGATCTCGTGGCGGGTCGCGTCGACTATGTTCTCATCCCGGATCTTTACATCCAGACCTTCCTGAAGACGGACGCCGGCGCCGACTACGAAGTGAAGCTCGAAGTTCCGAAGAACACCACGCTTGGCGAAGGCGTTGCCTACGCGACCCGCAAGGGTGATGCCGATACCCTCGGCAAGGTCAACGCTGCTCTTGCCGATCTCGAAAAGGACGGCACGCTGCAGAAGCTGGTCGACAAGTGGATTTTCGGCAAGTAA
- a CDS encoding ABC transporter permease subunit → MSLNQASYNAEVIRGAIQAIPRGQVEAALSIGMRPWTILRRVTLPQAFRQCLPVLTSDLIILLKTTSLASTITILEVMGTARMLQRQSLQIFEPLIAAGIIYFAVVFILTRIMNVVELRMTRYRAART, encoded by the coding sequence TTGAGCCTGAACCAGGCGTCCTATAATGCGGAAGTCATCCGTGGGGCGATCCAGGCAATCCCACGCGGCCAGGTCGAGGCAGCGCTGTCGATCGGCATGCGGCCGTGGACGATCCTTCGTCGCGTCACGTTGCCTCAGGCGTTCAGGCAATGCCTGCCGGTTCTGACGAGCGATCTGATCATCCTTTTGAAGACCACGTCGCTCGCCTCCACCATCACCATTCTTGAGGTGATGGGAACAGCGCGGATGCTGCAGCGTCAATCGTTGCAGATCTTCGAACCGCTGATTGCCGCCGGCATCATCTATTTCGCAGTGGTCTTCATCCTGACCCGCATCATGAACGTCGTCGAACTCCGCATGACGCGCTACCGCGCCGCTCGGACGTGA
- a CDS encoding ABC transporter ATP-binding protein has product MVETALSVKDIHKSFGGVEVLKGISFEARKGDVISLIGSSGSGKSTLLRCINYLETPDRGEISVAGEVIKTSPSQGGKMHATDPRQLEHIRTRLGMVFQGFNLWSHRTILENIIEGPIHVLGVSRKEAIAEAETLMEKVGITAKRDQYPMQLSGGQQQRAAIARALAMKPEVMLFDEPTSALDPELVNEVLQVIKKLAEEGRTMVMVTHEMALARDISSEVIFLHKGLVEERGAPGNVMKDPQSARLRQFLQLA; this is encoded by the coding sequence ATGGTCGAGACAGCACTCTCTGTAAAAGACATCCACAAAAGCTTCGGTGGCGTCGAGGTTCTCAAGGGCATCTCGTTCGAAGCCCGCAAGGGTGACGTGATCTCCCTGATCGGAAGCAGCGGCTCGGGCAAGAGCACCCTGCTGCGTTGCATAAACTATCTGGAGACGCCGGACAGGGGCGAGATCTCGGTGGCTGGCGAGGTGATCAAGACCAGTCCGTCGCAGGGTGGAAAGATGCATGCCACCGATCCACGCCAGCTCGAACACATTCGTACTCGTCTCGGCATGGTTTTCCAGGGCTTCAATCTGTGGTCTCACCGCACGATCCTCGAAAACATCATCGAAGGGCCGATCCACGTCCTCGGCGTCTCGCGCAAGGAGGCGATTGCCGAAGCGGAGACGCTGATGGAAAAAGTCGGCATCACCGCGAAGCGCGATCAGTATCCCATGCAGTTGTCTGGCGGCCAGCAGCAGCGCGCGGCAATTGCCCGCGCTCTGGCGATGAAGCCCGAGGTCATGCTCTTTGACGAGCCGACCTCCGCTCTCGACCCTGAACTCGTCAACGAAGTCCTGCAGGTGATCAAGAAGCTCGCTGAAGAGGGGCGCACCATGGTGATGGTCACGCACGAAATGGCGCTCGCCCGCGACATTTCGAGTGAGGTGATCTTTCTTCACAAGGGCTTGGTCGAGGAGCGCGGTGCGCCCGGCAACGTGATGAAGGACCCGCAATCGGCGCGACTTCGGCAATTCCTCCAGCTTGCATGA